In the Deltaproteobacteria bacterium genome, TCTATCACGCTCTCTAGCGAGGTATACGGCACGTAGGCGTAGCCTGCTTGGAGCAGTAGCAACGTCGTCAGAACGCGACTGAGGCGTCCATTGCCATCCTGAAATGGATGGATTTCTAGAAAAACGACCACGAAGATAGCGATGACGAGTAGCGGGTGAAGTCGCGTCGTCTTACGTTCGTCACTTACCCATCCTACCAACTCGGACATCAAGCGCGGCGTGTCGAAAGGCGTCGCCGTCTCGAACACGATGCCAATGTGCACGCCGTTCTCGTCGAAGGCGGCGACGCTGTTGGAGCTGGTCTTGTAGTTACCCCGGTGCCGTTCGTCCTTATGGCTGTACTCCAGCAGAATCTGGTGCATCTGCTTGAGATGATTTTCATTGAATGGGAAATCCTGCCACGATGCAAAGACCAAATCCATCAACCTGGCGTAGCCAGCAACCTCCTGCTCGTCGCGGCTCTCGAATTTATGGATGGCTAGGTTGGATAGCAGGCGTTCGACCTCCCGGTCGCTGAGCCTGCTACCCTCGATGCGAGTGGACGAGCCGATGCTCTCAATGGTGGCTACTCGCCGCAGAGCCAACAGCCGATCCGGCGCAAGCATGCCAAGAGCCCGCCACGCGCCCTTAAACTCGTCAATTCGGGCGATTAGGCCCAAGATCTCCGGCGTGATATGTAGGGTTTCGGTTCGAATCATAACCCAATGATACACCCATTTACACCCATTTGACTAGGACGAAATGGGTGTAAATAGGTGGGATATTGAGTGAGTACTCAACAACCCATGCTATGCTTAGCGCCACACAGAGCTAATGTGACAAGGCCGTTCTCAAGGGCCTCGCGCCGCCTAGGTGACACATGACAACCAATGAACGCCTGGGCCCTTCGGTCTACCACCCAAAACCACGGCCAGATTAAGGCTCGCGCCCCAACTCAGCCCCAATTTTTATGCTTCCAGATACCACTCCCCACCAAACGCGGAAAACTTTTCGGCGAAAGTTTTGTTCTAACTATCGGTGAATACAAACCGATAGTTGTTGGCACCATAACTCATTCACCTGCGGTCCACCTGGCGGCATGGGCGGGATGATGTAATCATCTGGCTGTAACTTCGGGGACTTAGCTGATTCTACAGTCTCACAGCCCCAGTTTTTCGCCCCGAATTTTTGGGGCGAGCTTTGAAAACTAGCATTGTAACATGAGCGCCATAGCACCCACGTCTACCTGGTTGGGACGCCACTGAAGTCTACCAGAGGTCGACTTATATCCAAAATCGTTCTATGATAGAACGACAATAGGCTGCAATCGGTCCACAGGAAGTCGAAACATGGATCCAAATGATATCATGGACAATTTGGCGGCAACTCAAAGTCGCCTCCTTGCCGCACAACCCGTCCGGATGCGGCTTGCTTATGATCGCTGGGACTTGAAGGCATGCCGCGCCACCTTGATTTTGGGTCCTCGAGGAATCGGCAAAACCAGTCTACTGCTGCGCGAGGCAGAACGGCATGGAAACATACTTTACCTAAGCGCCGACCACCCCTATCTCGATGAAGTATCACTTTGGACCATCGCCGAAACTGCATTCCTTCGCGGTTATGATGGCGTAGCTATAGACGAAGTGCATTTTGCCAGAGACTGGAGTCGGCATCTAAAAGCTATTTATGACTCTTACCCCAAGAAGATCATTTGGGCGAGTGACAGCAGCAGTGTCGTTCTACGCAGCAGCGTAGGAGATCTATCGCGCCGCTTCTTACAGATGCGACTTAGTTATCTTTCGCTACGAGAGTACATCCACCTTAAAGATGGTATAGAGCTGCCGACTTTAAATCCTTTTACAGCTAAGCCGGCAGAATTTTCGCGGATTCTTGATGCGACAAACGTGATGGCAGCGTTCACATCTTATACAGAAGAGGGCTTCAGACCATTTTTCATTGAGGGGAATTATGCAGATCGACTATTGGCAGTGCTCGAAAAATCAATTCACGCCGATGTGCCATATTTCGTTCCTCAAATTCAAGAAAATCATCTCCGGCTGATGCGTGCTGTCGTTTCGCATTTAGCTCTGGCTGCGATTCCAACGATAAATATCGATGGAATGTGCAGTGAGTGGAGTTTAGGCAAAGAAAAGCTACATCAACTTTTGGGAGTACTAGAACACCTGGAGATTATTCGCA is a window encoding:
- a CDS encoding Fic family protein, which codes for MIRTETLHITPEILGLIARIDEFKGAWRALGMLAPDRLLALRRVATIESIGSSTRIEGSRLSDREVERLLSNLAIHKFESRDEQEVAGYARLMDLVFASWQDFPFNENHLKQMHQILLEYSHKDERHRGNYKTSSNSVAAFDENGVHIGIVFETATPFDTPRLMSELVGWVSDERKTTRLHPLLVIAIFVVVFLEIHPFQDGNGRLSRVLTTLLLLQAGYAYVPYTSLESVIEANKEGYYLALRQTQCTIRSDAPNWHPWLIFFLHSLVEQVRRLEKKIEREKVILAVLPALSLQIVEFVREHGRITMAAAIKLTGSNRNTLKQHFRDLTERGHLEQHGSGRGVWYSLK
- a CDS encoding ATP-binding protein, with translation MDPNDIMDNLAATQSRLLAAQPVRMRLAYDRWDLKACRATLILGPRGIGKTSLLLREAERHGNILYLSADHPYLDEVSLWTIAETAFLRGYDGVAIDEVHFARDWSRHLKAIYDSYPKKIIWASDSSSVVLRSSVGDLSRRFLQMRLSYLSLREYIHLKDGIELPTLNPFTAKPAEFSRILDATNVMAAFTSYTEEGFRPFFIEGNYADRLLAVLEKSIHADVPYFVPQIQENHLRLMRAVVSHLALAAIPTINIDGMCSEWSLGKEKLHQLLGVLEHLEIIRIIRFQKDRRRLSKGAKLFVADPTIYSVLGGNKGSRREAMVCTFLAMAGFNVTASDNETLCDFVANDVTLEVGGQSKKRKKADWVIRDDTDRPSGKSIPLWSLSML